In the Leptospira wolffii serovar Khorat str. Khorat-H2 genome, AAATTCCGTCCCCGACGAGCCCGAGGATAGTGGTATCCGTCACTCCCAAATTGATGAGGGCGTCGTGAACGTCGTTCAAACGATTGCTACCTTGCAAGGTCCATCCCCCCTTGAAATAATGAGCGCCCGCTCCGATATAGACCGCGGCGTCTTCCGAAACGGCGAGTTTGATACCTATATTGAAAGGAATCTGAATCGCGTTATAATCCCACTCGAAATCGTAGAAAGTTTGTCCTGCGAATTTTGCGTTGGTATCTCCTCCCATGATTTTACGAGTGTAGTGCGCGTTGGCCCTCCAAAAGAAAGCCTTACCGAAATCCTTTTCGTATCCGACCGATAACACGAGTCCGGTCATAGCTCCGCTCGTTTTAGCGCTGATAAGCCCGTTCGTGGTGTGCTGCAGAGTGAGAAGGCGATTTTCTGGAATCACCGCCTTTCTGGGAAGAACACCCGGTTGTCCGTCCGTGGAA is a window encoding:
- a CDS encoding porin OmpL1, with protein sequence MNQIAKGLLALFLFATPTLLIEAKSYVTGGLGLQFDLGDLGGTIATDGLDSSGNYATTSTDGQPGVLPRKAVIPENRLLTLQHTTNGLISAKTSGAMTGLVLSVGYEKDFGKAFFWRANAHYTRKIMGGDTNAKFAGQTFYDFEWDYNAIQIPFNIGIKLAVSEDAAVYIGAGAHYFKGGWTLQGSNRLNDVHDALINLGVTDTTILGLVGDGISPVANWEKTQFNVSGVAPNWLIGAQARISDKGHIYMEAETLFSFQYGIAHTRSEGGMSGLAPSVAYPQVLGGTQYRFGYKHEI